GGCTTAAGAAAAATAAGATAGAAAAAATAATTCACCTTGGTGATGACTACGAGGATGTAGATGTAGTTGCCCATCTCCACGGGACTCCGAGAGTTGAAATAATAAGGATACCAGGTGTATTCAGTGACCATTACAAGAATCCGGATATACCGAATAGGTTAATATTTGAATTTGATGGCTGGAGCACTCTTATAACCCATACACGTGAATCACATAAGAATGACTTGCCAACTGACTTAAAGCCAGAAGAGGTGATAAAAACAGGCGAGGCAAAAGTGGTGCTATACGGGCATACTCATATTCCAAAAATTGATAAAGAGAGTGGTATAATTTACATAAATCCTGGTCACCTGCAGAAAGAAGATAAAAAGGGGTATGCACCAAGCTTTGGCTTACTTGAGTTTAAGAAGGACCTGTTAACTGTAAAAATTATTGACCTTGAAACAAAGCTACCTGTTTTTTCAAAAGTCTTCTTGTAATCTACATTTTACTGTTACTGTTAAGGCAGAATGTCCTCATATTCTATATTATACTCTATATCTCTTGCCTTTGCAAGTTTTTTCTCCCCATTTACTGAAAACTCCTGAATAAAACTATCCT
This bacterium DNA region includes the following protein-coding sequences:
- a CDS encoding YfcE family phosphodiesterase, with protein sequence MKVGVISDSHGNVENVENAIDWLKKNKIEKIIHLGDDYEDVDVVAHLHGTPRVEIIRIPGVFSDHYKNPDIPNRLIFEFDGWSTLITHTRESHKNDLPTDLKPEEVIKTGEAKVVLYGHTHIPKIDKESGIIYINPGHLQKEDKKGYAPSFGLLEFKKDLLTVKIIDLETKLPVFSKVFL